The following are encoded in a window of Numida meleagris isolate 19003 breed g44 Domestic line chromosome 9, NumMel1.0, whole genome shotgun sequence genomic DNA:
- the LYSMD4 gene encoding lysM and putative peptidoglycan-binding domain-containing protein 4 — protein sequence MRLNESQTRPFQAPVTIHNYPGGQVYVFPNGRSDSEESSEEELNVMELRPRGKEQQRCGTARHRAGDVVLLEREVTEDDNLNKLALQYGCKVADIKRVNNFIREQDLYALKSIKIPVKTHGLLTESSKELRPLAAARSQSGVTLVDVPEPDAGASGSADSKQLVEYFRGIDQSIQDAVQAEAQLNAEYCVEPPERPLAELGKRESSNGADCGIQWWNAVFIMLLVGIVLPVFYIIYFKTQENGPAAHTSNTTATSNISTDGLEGKLLQSSVVEKNAKGEIRPNTASPPSADAHKPVTLTRVQSGG from the exons ATGAGGCTGAATGAGAGCCAGACCAGACCCTTTCAGGCTCCTGTCACCATCCACAACTACCCGGGCGGGCAGGTGTACGTGTTCCCAAATGGCCGCTCTGACTCGGAGGAGTCGTCAGAGGAGGAGCTCAATGTCATGGAACTGCGGCCCAGGGGCAAAGAGCAGCAGCGGTGCGGCACCGCTCggcacagagctggggatgTGGTGCTTCTGGAGCGAGAGGTCACCGAGGACGACAATCTGAACAAGCTTGCCCTGCAGTACGGTTGCAAA GTTGCGGACATCAAACGCGTCAACAACTTTATCAGGGAGCAGGACTTGTATGCTTTGAAGTCCATCAAGATCCCGGTGAAGACCCACGGGCTGCtgacagagagcagcaaggagctgagGCCGCTCGCAGCTGCGCGCTCCCAGAGCGGCGTGACGCTGGTGGACGTGCCGGAGCCTGACGCTGGTGCCAGCGGCTCTGCTGACAGCAAGCAGCTGGTGGAATACTTCAGGGGCATCGACCAGAGCATCCAGGACGCGGTGCAGGCGGAGGCGCAGCTGAATGCTGAGTACTGCGTGGAGCCGCCGGAGAGGCcgctggcagagctggggaagCGGGAGAGCAGTAATGGTGCGGACTGTGGAATCCAGTGGTGGAACGCAGTTTTTATTATGCTCTTGGTAGGAATTGTCTTGCCTGTATTTTATATcatctattttaaaacacaagagAATGGCCCGGCAGCCCATACCTCCAACACAACAGCAACCTCAAATATTTCAACAGATGGATTGGAAGGGAAATTACTACAGAGCTCagttgtagaaaaaaatgctaaggGGGAGATACGGCCAAATacagcctctcctcccagcgCTGACGCCCATAAGCCGGTGACTCTGACTCGAGTGCAATCAGGGGGATAA